A genomic stretch from Hyalangium ruber includes:
- a CDS encoding GH25 family lysozyme — translation MSNRSTSRSLFRYALSTAVTLVWSMALLTGCGGMDPEGPQGGSLDTATTQGALAPASVQAFYAEARWTSRFGVTGPYYGPAGHRGLDIAAAAGQGIPALRSGFVRRVQYSSIVGHTIAIESAPGDFSGYAHVIRTRVSVGAYVQQGEIIAYVAGSGDDHGSAWSGPHLHMTRGSTNLCAFGENVSDPAPLIRNVLGTGSGGGTAPGGGSGGIQISIEDGKTLQRVAQRGGYTGPVDGVPGTNTWKGVQTVITNRGYYSGPIDGIPGENTWKGVQRLAQLGGYTGPVDGYPGPYTYLGLTHWLAQSPEPSPPTGMSGVYGIDVGTTQRDLDFDAIRSAGYQFAIVKAGGSNVSPIYVAPYYAQQVARARAAGLIVGHYWVAGSTNPAADAQYFVDHLYDHRPGDLLVLDNEAIDAGIFWNDAMTATFMQAVKSRLGKAPFLYTYSSLLTSNTWTQTKAVGSKLWIAHYTGTPGNPTIGSAFPTWEIHQYTSSGNQNGIPLDLNVAKLSAFTGLSQPPDGATPPPPTAIPGSGSGGGTPPAITIEQGIILQKLAQRGGYTGPVDGVPGVNTWIGVQKILRELGYYDGPVDGVPGLNTYKGLQLLAQDGGYTGPIDGIPGPNTYNGLQAYLNGTGGGVPPVTNSQGVTLQRVARAGGYTGVVDGVPGTNTWKGVQQVLGGYGYSGPVDGVMGTNSWKGVQRFAAKGGYTGPIDGVMGTNSWKGVQTVLRGFGYTGPIDGVMGTHSYAALQRVARLGGYMGPIDGAMGVNSWRGLQTFLSGAGYTGPIDGVPGTHTYKTLQSLASRGGYSGPIDGIPGPNTYAGLANLLD, via the coding sequence ATGAGCAACAGGTCCACCTCCAGAAGTCTGTTCCGGTATGCCTTGTCGACCGCGGTGACGTTGGTGTGGAGCATGGCGCTCCTCACGGGCTGTGGTGGGATGGACCCGGAGGGGCCGCAGGGTGGGAGCCTCGATACGGCCACCACACAAGGGGCGCTCGCTCCAGCCAGCGTGCAGGCGTTCTACGCGGAAGCACGGTGGACCAGCCGTTTCGGAGTCACGGGCCCCTATTACGGCCCCGCTGGCCACCGGGGGCTCGATATCGCCGCGGCGGCCGGTCAGGGGATTCCCGCGTTGCGCTCGGGCTTCGTCCGCCGCGTCCAGTACTCCTCCATCGTGGGACACACCATCGCCATCGAGTCCGCGCCGGGCGACTTCTCCGGGTACGCCCACGTCATCCGTACACGCGTCTCCGTGGGCGCCTACGTCCAGCAGGGGGAGATCATCGCCTATGTGGCCGGCTCCGGGGATGATCATGGGTCGGCGTGGAGCGGGCCGCACCTCCACATGACCCGAGGCAGCACCAATCTCTGTGCGTTCGGCGAGAACGTCAGCGATCCCGCTCCCCTGATCCGCAACGTTCTCGGCACCGGAAGTGGTGGAGGTACCGCCCCTGGTGGGGGTTCCGGCGGAATCCAGATCAGCATCGAGGACGGGAAGACGCTCCAGCGCGTGGCCCAGCGGGGTGGCTACACGGGCCCGGTGGACGGCGTACCGGGGACCAACACGTGGAAGGGCGTCCAGACCGTCATCACGAATCGTGGCTACTACTCCGGCCCCATCGACGGCATCCCGGGTGAGAATACGTGGAAGGGTGTCCAGCGGCTCGCACAGCTGGGAGGGTACACGGGACCCGTGGATGGATACCCGGGGCCGTACACCTATCTGGGCCTCACCCACTGGCTGGCCCAGAGCCCCGAGCCCTCCCCGCCGACAGGAATGAGCGGTGTCTATGGCATCGATGTCGGCACGACCCAGCGTGACCTGGACTTCGACGCCATTCGCAGTGCCGGCTATCAGTTCGCGATCGTCAAGGCGGGCGGCTCCAATGTCTCTCCTATCTACGTCGCGCCATACTATGCCCAGCAGGTCGCCCGTGCTCGCGCGGCCGGGCTGATCGTCGGGCACTACTGGGTGGCGGGCTCAACCAACCCCGCGGCGGATGCCCAGTACTTCGTCGATCACCTGTATGACCATCGGCCGGGGGACCTCCTGGTGCTCGATAACGAGGCGATCGACGCGGGCATCTTCTGGAACGACGCGATGACCGCGACCTTCATGCAGGCCGTCAAGAGTCGCCTGGGGAAGGCCCCGTTTCTGTACACCTATTCGAGTCTGCTCACGTCCAACACCTGGACCCAGACGAAGGCCGTGGGCTCGAAGCTGTGGATCGCCCACTACACGGGCACGCCGGGCAATCCGACGATCGGTTCGGCCTTTCCGACGTGGGAGATTCATCAGTACACCTCGTCCGGCAACCAGAATGGCATTCCCCTCGATTTGAACGTGGCGAAGCTGTCCGCGTTCACCGGCCTGTCCCAGCCGCCGGATGGCGCGACGCCTCCGCCACCGACGGCCATCCCCGGGAGTGGCTCGGGTGGCGGTACGCCTCCCGCCATCACGATCGAGCAGGGAATCATCCTGCAGAAGCTGGCTCAGCGCGGTGGCTACACGGGCCCCGTGGATGGCGTCCCGGGCGTCAATACCTGGATTGGCGTGCAGAAGATCCTTCGGGAGCTGGGGTACTACGACGGACCCGTCGATGGCGTCCCAGGCCTCAACACCTACAAGGGATTGCAATTGCTTGCTCAGGATGGAGGCTACACGGGCCCCATCGATGGCATCCCCGGGCCCAATACCTATAACGGGCTCCAGGCGTACCTGAACGGGACGGGCGGCGGTGTGCCTCCCGTCACGAACAGTCAGGGGGTGACGCTGCAGCGGGTGGCTCGAGCGGGCGGGTACACCGGTGTCGTGGATGGTGTTCCCGGCACGAATACGTGGAAGGGTGTCCAGCAGGTCCTCGGCGGCTACGGCTACTCGGGGCCAGTGGATGGCGTCATGGGAACCAACTCGTGGAAGGGGGTTCAGCGCTTCGCGGCCAAGGGCGGCTATACGGGCCCCATCGACGGGGTGATGGGAACCAACTCCTGGAAGGGCGTGCAGACGGTGTTGCGAGGCTTTGGCTACACGGGCCCCATCGATGGAGTCATGGGAACCCACTCGTACGCGGCGCTCCAGCGGGTGGCGCGTCTGGGCGGGTACATGGGCCCCATCGACGGGGCGATGGGGGTGAACTCGTGGAGGGGCCTCCAGACCTTCCTGAGCGGCGCCGGATACACGGGGCCCATCGATGGGGTTCCGGGAACCCACACCTACAAGACGCTTCAGTCCCTGGCGAGCCGGGGCGGTTACTCGGGCCCGATCGATGGCATCCCCGGGCCCAACACGTACGCAGGCTTGGCGAACCTTTTGGACTGA